One segment of Trachemys scripta elegans isolate TJP31775 chromosome 1, CAS_Tse_1.0, whole genome shotgun sequence DNA contains the following:
- the ADCK2 gene encoding uncharacterized aarF domain-containing protein kinase 2 isoform X2, translating to MIAWGCTARIGLFNLRPLNVRKNLVWIRWGNKSGNSPSSDKHSLIKTQALVKTTLVCWGITKVSVVRCQEVSNQCASLFPEPAKDKQPSAGFFWRLGFALRLGLRACVLLLKFGPLLLLYPVTYLSSGFAALWLHLLLKATESSGPTYIKLGQWACTRRDLFSEKFCIKFSKLHVKVTPHPWVYTKHFLRRAFGEDWKRVLRFKSKEPIGSGCVAQVYKAYADATTIDDPQFEELVKNSETESAFEAWEVSGLRGLFRWPWKGKGGESLEDSSADQSLKDERFNEGINRNATSEEQMSGSPLTTNTSSIDSLDAMDHLIPVAIKVLHPGLVLQVQIDLLLMKMGSKIIGLFPGLKWLSLAEIVEEFEKLMTQQLDLRYEARNLERFQKNFLDVDFVKFPTPLRPFVTRNILVETFEESQPISQYLHVDISSELRKRLAKMGIDMLLKMVFVDNFVHGDLHPGNILVQGTAHFSTGRKDQTSIVDMCDTLIVEVRPSPCPLRLMLLDAGIVAELQGADLQNFKAVFTAVVQGQLQVANLLSSVFKLLMTHKVKLESNFASVVFAIMVLEGLARSLDPELDILEAAKPLLMRTAASLLE from the exons ATGATTGCCTGGGGCTGCACTGCTAGGATTGGCCTTTTCAATTTAAGGCCCCTTAATGTAAGGAAAAACCTGGTTTGGATAAGATGGGGTAATAAATCTGGCAACTCCCCATCTAGTGATAAACACAGCTTGATCAAAACGCAAGCCTTGGTTAAGACCACCTTAGTGTGCTGGGGGATCACGAAGGTGTCTGTTGTGAGATGCCAGGAAGTATCAAACCAatgtgcatccttattccctgaACCTGCCAAAGACAAACAACCTTCAGCTGGATTTTTCTGGCGTCTTGGCTTTGCCCTTCGCCTGGGACTCCGGGCTTGTGTTCTCTTGTTGAAGTTTGGCCCTTTGCTTCTGCTTTATCCAGTGACCTACCTGTCTTCAGGTTTTGCAGCCCTCTGGCTCCATCTCCTGCTGAAGGCCACAGAGTCCTCGGGTCCCACTTATATCAAGCTGGGCCAGTGGGCATGCACCAGGAGAGATCTCTTCTCTGAAAAGTTCTGCATCAAGTTTTCCAAGCTTCATGTCAAGGTGACACCTCATCCCTGGGTTTACACCAAACACTTCCTCAGGAGAGCATTTGGGGAAGACTGGAAGAGAGTCCTCAGGTTTAAAAGCAAGGAACCCATTGGCTCAGGTTGTGTTGCCCAGGTATATAAAGCTTATGCTGATGCCACTACTATTGATGACCCCCAGTTCGAGGAACTAGTGAAGAACTCTGAAACAGAATCTGCTTTTGAAGCCTGGGAAGTGTCTGGTCTTAGGGGCCTCTTCAGGTGGCCCTGGAAAGGGAAGGGTGGAGAGAGTTTGGAAGACAGTAGTGCAGACCAGTCACTTAAGGATGAACGTTTCAATGAAGGTATTAATAGAAATGCTACCTCTGAGGAGCAAATGTCTGGATCTCCGCTAACTACAAACACATCATCTATTGACAGTTTAGATGCGATGGACCATCTTATTCCAGTAGCCATTAAA GTCCTGCATCCTGGCCTAGTCCTCCAGGTCCAGATAGATCTGCTTCTGATGAAGATGGGCAGCAAGATCATTGGGCTCTTCCCGGGCCTCAAGTGGCTCAGTCTGGCTGAAATAGTGGAGGAATTTGAGAAGCTCATGACTCAACAG CTTGACCTACGCTACGAAGCCAGAAACTTGGAGCGCTTCCAGAAAAATTTCCTGGATGTGGATTTTGTGAAGTTCCCAACTCCACTTCGCCCCTTTGTAACGAGAAACATCCTGGTGGAAACGTTTGAG GAGAGTCAGCCCATATCCCAGTATCTGCACGTGGACATATCCTCAGAGCTCAGGAAGAGACTAGCCAAGATGGGCATAGACATGCTCCTAAAGATG GTGTTTGTTGATAATTTTGTCCATGGTGACCTGCACCCTGGGAACATCTTGGTCCAGGGCACCGCCCATTTCAGCACTGGTCGCAAGGATCAGACCTCCATTGTGGACATGTGTGACACGCTGATCGTGGAAGTGCGGCCGTCCCCTTGCCCGCTCCGTCTGATGCTGCTGGATGCAGGGATTgtggcagagctgcagggagctgaCCTTCAGAACTTCAAGGCAGTCTTCACAGCTGTGGTACAGGGACAG CTTCAAGTGGCGAATCTGCTCTCCAGTGTCTTTAAGTTACTGATGACCCACAAG
- the ADCK2 gene encoding uncharacterized aarF domain-containing protein kinase 2 isoform X1: MIAWGCTARIGLFNLRPLNVRKNLVWIRWGNKSGNSPSSDKHSLIKTQALVKTTLVCWGITKVSVVRCQEVSNQCASLFPEPAKDKQPSAGFFWRLGFALRLGLRACVLLLKFGPLLLLYPVTYLSSGFAALWLHLLLKATESSGPTYIKLGQWACTRRDLFSEKFCIKFSKLHVKVTPHPWVYTKHFLRRAFGEDWKRVLRFKSKEPIGSGCVAQVYKAYADATTIDDPQFEELVKNSETESAFEAWEVSGLRGLFRWPWKGKGGESLEDSSADQSLKDERFNEGINRNATSEEQMSGSPLTTNTSSIDSLDAMDHLIPVAIKVLHPGLVLQVQIDLLLMKMGSKIIGLFPGLKWLSLAEIVEEFEKLMTQQLDLRYEARNLERFQKNFLDVDFVKFPTPLRPFVTRNILVETFEESQPISQYLHVDISSELRKRLAKMGIDMLLKMVFVDNFVHGDLHPGNILVQGTAHFSTGRKDQTSIVDMCDTLIVEVRPSPCPLRLMLLDAGIVAELQGADLQNFKAVFTAVVQGQGERVAELILHHARANQCKDIERFKVEMAELVTKARTNTVALGKLQVANLLSSVFKLLMTHKVKLESNFASVVFAIMVLEGLARSLDPELDILEAAKPLLMRTAASLLE; this comes from the exons ATGATTGCCTGGGGCTGCACTGCTAGGATTGGCCTTTTCAATTTAAGGCCCCTTAATGTAAGGAAAAACCTGGTTTGGATAAGATGGGGTAATAAATCTGGCAACTCCCCATCTAGTGATAAACACAGCTTGATCAAAACGCAAGCCTTGGTTAAGACCACCTTAGTGTGCTGGGGGATCACGAAGGTGTCTGTTGTGAGATGCCAGGAAGTATCAAACCAatgtgcatccttattccctgaACCTGCCAAAGACAAACAACCTTCAGCTGGATTTTTCTGGCGTCTTGGCTTTGCCCTTCGCCTGGGACTCCGGGCTTGTGTTCTCTTGTTGAAGTTTGGCCCTTTGCTTCTGCTTTATCCAGTGACCTACCTGTCTTCAGGTTTTGCAGCCCTCTGGCTCCATCTCCTGCTGAAGGCCACAGAGTCCTCGGGTCCCACTTATATCAAGCTGGGCCAGTGGGCATGCACCAGGAGAGATCTCTTCTCTGAAAAGTTCTGCATCAAGTTTTCCAAGCTTCATGTCAAGGTGACACCTCATCCCTGGGTTTACACCAAACACTTCCTCAGGAGAGCATTTGGGGAAGACTGGAAGAGAGTCCTCAGGTTTAAAAGCAAGGAACCCATTGGCTCAGGTTGTGTTGCCCAGGTATATAAAGCTTATGCTGATGCCACTACTATTGATGACCCCCAGTTCGAGGAACTAGTGAAGAACTCTGAAACAGAATCTGCTTTTGAAGCCTGGGAAGTGTCTGGTCTTAGGGGCCTCTTCAGGTGGCCCTGGAAAGGGAAGGGTGGAGAGAGTTTGGAAGACAGTAGTGCAGACCAGTCACTTAAGGATGAACGTTTCAATGAAGGTATTAATAGAAATGCTACCTCTGAGGAGCAAATGTCTGGATCTCCGCTAACTACAAACACATCATCTATTGACAGTTTAGATGCGATGGACCATCTTATTCCAGTAGCCATTAAA GTCCTGCATCCTGGCCTAGTCCTCCAGGTCCAGATAGATCTGCTTCTGATGAAGATGGGCAGCAAGATCATTGGGCTCTTCCCGGGCCTCAAGTGGCTCAGTCTGGCTGAAATAGTGGAGGAATTTGAGAAGCTCATGACTCAACAG CTTGACCTACGCTACGAAGCCAGAAACTTGGAGCGCTTCCAGAAAAATTTCCTGGATGTGGATTTTGTGAAGTTCCCAACTCCACTTCGCCCCTTTGTAACGAGAAACATCCTGGTGGAAACGTTTGAG GAGAGTCAGCCCATATCCCAGTATCTGCACGTGGACATATCCTCAGAGCTCAGGAAGAGACTAGCCAAGATGGGCATAGACATGCTCCTAAAGATG GTGTTTGTTGATAATTTTGTCCATGGTGACCTGCACCCTGGGAACATCTTGGTCCAGGGCACCGCCCATTTCAGCACTGGTCGCAAGGATCAGACCTCCATTGTGGACATGTGTGACACGCTGATCGTGGAAGTGCGGCCGTCCCCTTGCCCGCTCCGTCTGATGCTGCTGGATGCAGGGATTgtggcagagctgcagggagctgaCCTTCAGAACTTCAAGGCAGTCTTCACAGCTGTGGTACAGGGACAG GGGGAGAGAGTGGCAGAATTGATCCTTCATCACGCCAGGGCTAACCAGTGCAAGGACATAGAGAGATTCAAAGTTGAAATGGCAGAGCTAGTGACCAAGGCCAGGACGAACACTGTAGCACTGGGAAAG CTTCAAGTGGCGAATCTGCTCTCCAGTGTCTTTAAGTTACTGATGACCCACAAG